Proteins found in one Brachyspira murdochii DSM 12563 genomic segment:
- the metX gene encoding homoserine O-acetyltransferase MetX encodes MKNIKNIIKDKKNKKSKIKEQINKIEEIIEEIITDEKSSLKFFHYDKAFKFENGASIQELTIAYTASGHLNINRDNAILICHAFTGDADVLSWWSNFVGKGKAIDTNKYFVICSNVLGGCSGTTGPSSKKPNSNLCYGTDFPTFTIKDIVKVQKILIDALGIKKLYCVIGGSMGGMQALQWTASYPQMMEKAIIIASTMTHSPMQIAFNEIAREAITEDNEWYGGKYYGMSSPDKGLALARMLGHITYMSEEYMRKKFGRRRKKALKYFTPSFEVENYLHYNGEKFTSRFDANSFLYLTKAMDFFDAKDDIKKIKNKKNVSLNKVLVISFISDWLYPSTQSAEIVSAYQHANISTEFYEIESNYGHDAFLIKNPEQTKCIKKFLNI; translated from the coding sequence ATGAAGAATATAAAAAATATAATAAAAGATAAAAAAAATAAAAAAAGTAAAATTAAAGAACAAATCAATAAAATAGAAGAAATTATAGAAGAGATTATAACAGATGAAAAAAGCAGCCTTAAATTCTTTCATTATGATAAGGCATTTAAATTTGAAAACGGGGCTTCTATACAAGAATTAACTATAGCATACACTGCCTCAGGACATTTAAATATCAATAGAGATAATGCCATTTTAATATGCCATGCTTTTACAGGAGATGCAGATGTACTTTCTTGGTGGAGTAATTTTGTAGGCAAAGGCAAAGCAATAGATACTAATAAATATTTTGTCATATGCTCAAATGTTTTAGGAGGCTGCAGCGGCACCACTGGACCTTCCTCAAAAAAACCAAATAGTAATCTATGCTACGGAACAGATTTTCCTACATTTACGATTAAAGATATAGTAAAGGTACAAAAAATATTAATAGATGCATTAGGAATAAAAAAACTTTACTGTGTAATAGGAGGCTCTATGGGAGGAATGCAGGCTTTACAATGGACAGCTTCTTATCCTCAAATGATGGAAAAAGCAATTATAATAGCAAGCACTATGACTCATTCTCCTATGCAGATAGCTTTTAATGAAATAGCAAGAGAGGCTATAACAGAAGACAATGAATGGTATGGAGGAAAATATTATGGAATGTCTTCTCCAGATAAAGGTCTTGCTTTGGCTAGAATGCTCGGACATATTACATATATGAGCGAAGAATATATGAGAAAAAAATTCGGAAGAAGAAGAAAAAAGGCTTTAAAATACTTTACTCCTTCTTTTGAAGTAGAAAATTATCTTCATTATAATGGAGAAAAATTTACATCGAGATTTGATGCAAACAGCTTCTTATATCTTACTAAAGCTATGGATTTTTTTGATGCTAAAGATGATATAAAAAAAATTAAAAACAAGAAAAATGTATCTCTTAATAAAGTACTTGTTATATCATTTATATCCGATTGGCTTTATCCTAGCACACAGTCGGCTGAAATAGTTTCGGCATATCAGCATGCTAATATAAGCACAGAGTTTTATGAAATAGAATCCAATTACGGACATGATGCTTTTTTAATAAAAAATCCAGAACAAACTAAATGTATAAAGAAATTTTTAAATATTTAA
- a CDS encoding PepSY-like domain-containing protein, with protein MTKKLFALLITLTIVSTSSLFADWVVPASALPQRARTFIQRVYPQAQIWKVERDDGKFEVKLSNGASIDFSANGTWLNIDGEYNGVPMSVLPQAVANTVRRTYPQARMIDVEKEWGNYKIKLNNMMELFVSANGQLMGQKWDD; from the coding sequence ATGACTAAAAAATTATTTGCTTTATTAATAACATTAACAATAGTTTCAACTTCAAGCCTATTTGCCGATTGGGTAGTACCTGCTTCAGCACTTCCTCAAAGAGCAAGAACATTTATACAAAGAGTTTATCCTCAGGCACAAATATGGAAAGTAGAGAGAGATGACGGAAAATTTGAAGTTAAATTATCAAACGGAGCTTCTATAGACTTTTCAGCTAACGGAACTTGGCTTAATATAGACGGAGAATATAACGGAGTACCTATGAGCGTATTGCCTCAGGCAGTTGCTAATACAGTAAGAAGAACTTATCCTCAGGCTAGAATGATAGATGTAGAAAAAGAATGGGGTAATTATAAAATAAAACTTAATAATATGATGGAATTATTCGTATCAGCTAATGGACAGTTAATGGGACAAAAATGGGACGATTAA
- a CDS encoding O-acetylhomoserine aminocarboxypropyltransferase/cysteine synthase family protein, which translates to MSRELKFETIAAHAGQDFDDKFGSRGVPIYRTTSYLFRDSKHAADLFDLKELGYIYSRMGDPTTDVLEKRITAMEGGLASIAVSSGTNAIFYTIITICEAGDEIVSAFNVYGGTYSQFGAILPKFGINTKFVDAKNPENFAKAITDKTKLIFIETISNPSLDFTDIEKAAEIAHNAGIPLVIDATFTTPYLLQTIKHGADIVINSLTKWIGGHGSAIGGIITDSGNFNWQSDKFPLFSKPDSNYHGLRWAYDLPDELKNAAFALRVRTVPLRNLGACLSPDNSWSFIQGIESLPLRMERHSYNALKVAEFLEKDNRVEWVRYPGLKNDPSYPLASKYLKDKFGGMVVFGIKGGYEAAVKFIDNIKLFSHLVNVGDVKSLVAHPASTTHSQLSEEELIKGGISKNFIRLSIGIEHIDDILYYLDEALAIASK; encoded by the coding sequence ATGTCAAGAGAATTAAAGTTTGAAACAATAGCAGCACATGCAGGTCAGGATTTTGATGATAAGTTTGGAAGCAGAGGAGTACCGATATATAGAACGACTTCGTATTTATTTAGAGATTCTAAACATGCAGCAGATTTATTTGATTTAAAAGAACTTGGATATATATATTCAAGAATGGGAGACCCAACAACTGATGTACTAGAAAAAAGAATTACTGCTATGGAAGGAGGACTTGCTTCTATTGCTGTATCATCTGGTACTAATGCTATATTTTATACTATAATTACAATATGCGAGGCTGGAGATGAAATAGTTTCTGCATTTAATGTTTACGGCGGAACATATTCTCAGTTTGGGGCAATACTTCCAAAGTTCGGTATTAATACAAAATTTGTTGATGCTAAAAATCCAGAAAACTTTGCTAAGGCAATTACTGATAAAACAAAATTAATATTTATAGAAACAATATCAAATCCTTCGCTTGATTTTACAGATATTGAAAAAGCAGCTGAAATAGCACATAATGCCGGAATACCTCTTGTAATAGACGCAACTTTTACAACACCTTATCTTTTGCAGACTATTAAACATGGTGCAGATATTGTAATAAACTCTCTTACAAAATGGATAGGCGGACATGGAAGTGCTATAGGAGGTATTATTACTGACAGCGGTAATTTTAATTGGCAAAGTGATAAGTTTCCTTTATTTTCAAAACCAGACTCAAATTATCATGGACTTCGCTGGGCTTATGATTTGCCTGATGAACTTAAAAATGCTGCTTTTGCTTTAAGAGTAAGAACAGTACCGCTTAGAAATTTGGGGGCTTGTCTTTCACCTGATAATTCTTGGTCTTTTATACAAGGAATAGAATCTTTGCCTTTAAGAATGGAAAGACATTCTTATAATGCTTTAAAAGTTGCTGAGTTTTTAGAAAAAGATAATAGAGTTGAATGGGTAAGATATCCGGGACTAAAAAATGATCCTTCATATCCTTTGGCAAGTAAATATTTAAAAGATAAATTCGGCGGAATGGTTGTATTTGGAATTAAAGGCGGATATGAGGCTGCTGTTAAGTTTATAGACAATATAAAACTATTCTCTCATTTAGTTAATGTAGGAGACGTAAAAAGTTTGGTTGCTCACCCTGCTTCTACTACGCACTCTCAATTATCAGAAGAAGAATTAATAAAAGGTGGAATAAGCAAAAACTTTATAAGACTTTCTATAGGAATAGAACATATTGATGATATACTTTATTATTTGGACGAAGCTTTAGCTATAGCAAGCAAATAA
- a CDS encoding glycosyltransferase family 8 protein, with translation MQETMNICFTANDKYAPFMSATIVSILKNSKDDESFSFHVITNDISDENKMMIERLKEIKTFKIKYYTPNIDKYNKWFEKINYQRHYAPSIFFRLDIPNLIINIDKVLYLDCDIIVNSSLSELFNIDISEYFALAVEDTGDLNFLKKYKTKIGIEDKHKYFNSGVLLLNNKLYMEKNLNLESENYFNKYYNVIECVDQDILNYLFRDKIKFIDNKWNDFSSKNIDKSAIMHYVGKIKSWNKN, from the coding sequence ATGCAAGAAACAATGAATATATGCTTTACTGCTAATGATAAATATGCTCCTTTTATGTCAGCTACAATAGTATCAATATTAAAAAATTCAAAAGATGATGAATCTTTTAGTTTTCATGTCATAACTAATGATATATCAGATGAGAATAAAATGATGATAGAGAGACTAAAAGAGATAAAAACATTTAAAATAAAATACTATACTCCTAATATAGATAAATATAATAAATGGTTCGAAAAAATTAACTATCAAAGACATTATGCCCCTTCGATTTTTTTTCGTTTAGATATACCTAATTTAATTATAAATATTGATAAAGTATTATATTTAGACTGCGATATCATAGTTAATTCAAGCTTATCAGAATTATTTAATATAGATATATCAGAATATTTTGCTCTTGCTGTGGAAGATACAGGAGATTTAAATTTCTTAAAAAAGTATAAGACAAAAATAGGAATTGAAGACAAACATAAATATTTTAATTCTGGTGTTTTATTATTAAATAATAAACTCTACATGGAAAAAAATCTAAACTTAGAATCTGAAAATTATTTTAATAAATACTATAATGTGATAGAATGTGTCGATCAGGATATATTAAATTATTTATTTAGAGATAAAATAAAATTTATTGATAATAAATGGAATGACTTTTCTTCTAAGAATATAGATAAGTCGGCAATAATGCATTATGTAGGAAAAATAAAATCTTGGAATAAAAACTGA
- a CDS encoding ABC transporter ATP-binding protein, whose translation MIRCKNISKIYKTKDYNIAANKNISLEIKDGEIVWVAGVSGAGKSTLLHILSSIDIPTEGAVYWNDKEVSRLSDRERSSFRLLNIGLILQSLELLKTQSVFDNVSLPLKFLNESSSNINKKVNEILENLKIDNLKKKKPEQLSGGQKQRVAIARALVSEAPYIFGDEISANLDTDTSKFIYEYIRNTIKRRNGIGFFISHDELIENYADTKYIMRDGEVTLNIC comes from the coding sequence ATGATAAGATGCAAAAATATATCAAAAATATATAAGACTAAAGATTATAATATAGCAGCAAATAAAAATATTAGTTTAGAGATAAAAGACGGCGAAATTGTTTGGGTGGCTGGAGTTTCTGGTGCGGGTAAAAGTACGCTTCTTCACATACTCTCAAGTATAGATATTCCTACAGAGGGAGCAGTTTATTGGAATGATAAAGAGGTTTCAAGATTGAGTGATAGAGAAAGAAGCAGTTTCAGACTTTTAAACATCGGGCTTATTTTACAGTCGCTTGAATTATTAAAAACTCAGAGCGTATTTGATAATGTGTCACTTCCTCTTAAATTTTTAAATGAAAGTTCTTCTAATATAAATAAAAAAGTTAATGAAATATTAGAAAACTTAAAAATAGATAATTTGAAAAAGAAAAAACCAGAACAGCTTTCAGGAGGACAGAAACAGAGAGTAGCTATAGCTAGAGCATTAGTAAGCGAAGCTCCTTATATATTCGGCGATGAGATAAGTGCTAATTTAGATACTGACACGAGCAAATTTATTTATGAATATATAAGAAACACTATAAAGAGAAGAAACGGCATAGGCTTTTTTATTTCGCATGATGAATTGATAGAGAATTATGCTGATACAAAATACATTATGAGGGATGGAGAAGTAACACTTAATATATGCTAA
- a CDS encoding RtcB family protein, whose translation MIELKGKYNKDCKIFTDNIDEESYSLIYNILNEKASENVKVRIMPDTHIGKGIVIGFTMPLTDRVNPFHIGVDIGCGMLTSKLNDNIKNIELEKIDKTIKQNIPMGVKTHKKSNYSFFNFKELNELMRNFIIAYNKRYNTNFTPFEIDNNYIEKLCQRIEMDLEKFHNSIGTLGGGNHFIEIGSAINNDYFLTIHSGSRNFGTMVCEYHVRKNKKRIEEAKDFLNSVNDSGDKTTKEYNEYTEIVRSGDYIYGKSMFEYCIDMVIAQYYAKINREAMLNIIKDSLNIKLEDTFSSIHNFIDFEDFIIRKGAIRSYKGEKMIIPFNMRDGILICEGKSNEDWNYSAPHGAGRVLSRMQARKQIDMKDFIESMKGIYSSSISKNTLDEAPQAYKDSMEIEKLIMPTADIIDRLKPVLNIKAAS comes from the coding sequence ATGATAGAGTTAAAAGGAAAATACAATAAAGACTGCAAAATATTTACTGACAATATTGATGAAGAATCTTATTCTTTGATTTATAATATTTTAAATGAAAAAGCAAGCGAAAATGTGAAAGTTAGAATAATGCCGGACACTCATATTGGAAAGGGTATAGTAATAGGTTTTACAATGCCTTTAACTGACAGAGTAAATCCTTTTCATATAGGAGTTGATATAGGCTGCGGAATGCTTACTTCAAAATTAAATGATAATATAAAAAATATTGAGCTTGAAAAAATTGACAAAACTATAAAACAAAATATTCCTATGGGTGTTAAAACTCATAAAAAAAGTAATTATTCATTTTTTAATTTCAAAGAATTAAATGAACTTATGAGAAACTTTATAATTGCTTATAACAAAAGATATAATACAAACTTTACCCCATTTGAAATAGATAATAATTATATAGAAAAATTATGCCAAAGAATAGAAATGGATTTAGAAAAGTTTCACAACTCTATCGGAACATTAGGAGGAGGAAATCATTTTATAGAGATAGGAAGCGCCATAAATAATGATTACTTTCTTACTATACATTCAGGCTCAAGAAATTTCGGAACTATGGTATGCGAATATCATGTAAGAAAGAATAAAAAAAGAATAGAAGAAGCAAAAGATTTTTTAAACAGTGTAAATGATTCCGGCGATAAAACAACAAAAGAATATAATGAGTATACTGAAATAGTAAGAAGCGGAGATTATATATACGGAAAATCTATGTTTGAATACTGCATCGATATGGTAATAGCTCAGTATTATGCCAAAATCAACCGAGAGGCTATGCTTAACATTATAAAAGATTCTCTTAATATAAAATTAGAAGATACTTTTTCATCTATACATAATTTTATAGATTTTGAAGATTTTATAATAAGGAAAGGTGCTATAAGAAGTTATAAGGGAGAAAAAATGATAATTCCTTTTAACATGCGTGACGGTATATTAATATGCGAAGGAAAAAGCAATGAAGATTGGAATTATTCTGCACCTCATGGAGCAGGAAGAGTGCTTTCAAGAATGCAGGCAAGAAAACAAATAGATATGAAAGATTTTATAGAATCTATGAAAGGTATTTATTCAAGCAGTATATCAAAAAATACTTTAGATGAAGCACCTCAGGCATATAAAGATTCAATGGAAATAGAAAAATTAATAATGCCTACAGCAGATATAATAGACAGATTAAAGCCTGTATTAAATATAAAAGCTGCTTCATAA
- a CDS encoding ankyrin repeat domain-containing protein, whose amino-acid sequence MKNILLIFLLLIIFIISCKKKEEASVGIGGNTSYVSSPENIYHAVYTNVVKIHGKFLNMNSAFSYVNREEGEYSEDYDIFEAIENHSLKRVRELIAEGNDIGQTYRGGRKYSEVLNYDYYLDGATPLMFAVFYRDLGIMKYLLDNGADPNIIQDEHGRNVFLLACGFGNVDIIKMIVDFDSDLVDSISSLNENGLDIAYLYGNIEVFEYLVNTLGLTTDLLDYVDEEDPYENTEDIKKLRELLN is encoded by the coding sequence ATGAAAAATATATTATTAATTTTTTTGCTATTAATTATTTTTATTATTTCATGTAAAAAGAAAGAAGAAGCAAGTGTAGGTATAGGAGGAAATACTTCATATGTGAGTTCTCCAGAAAATATATATCATGCGGTATATACAAATGTTGTAAAGATTCATGGTAAATTTCTTAATATGAACTCTGCTTTCTCTTACGTAAACAGAGAGGAAGGAGAATACAGTGAAGATTATGATATATTTGAAGCTATAGAAAATCATAGTTTAAAAAGAGTTCGGGAATTAATAGCAGAAGGCAATGATATAGGTCAGACTTACAGAGGCGGCAGAAAATATAGTGAGGTTCTTAATTATGATTATTATCTTGATGGAGCTACTCCTTTAATGTTTGCGGTATTTTATAGGGATTTAGGTATAATGAAATATTTGCTTGATAATGGTGCTGATCCTAATATTATTCAAGATGAACATGGACGGAATGTATTTTTACTTGCTTGCGGTTTCGGAAATGTTGATATAATAAAGATGATTGTAGATTTTGACTCTGATTTAGTTGATTCTATATCTAGCCTTAATGAGAATGGACTTGATATAGCTTATTTGTATGGGAATATAGAAGTATTCGAATATTTAGTTAATACATTGGGTTTAACTACTGATCTTTTGGATTATGTCGATGAAGAAGATCCGTACGAAAATACTGAGGACATAAAAAAATTAAGAGAACTTCTGAATTAA
- a CDS encoding FAD:protein FMN transferase, giving the protein MKKKIYFAIPIIALALIIAISFYRSRDKYVRTTIIISDTILNITAQTSDKTMNKLTQDITNEINRIDNILNPYNENSEIAKINKESLSGKTNIAVSDELSHIFETGLRYSKLSPSFDISIRPLIELWGFGVKENQTVPLKEDVYKALSYIDYSALSIITNDDGKKILKLSKPLTFDFGSYGKGYIIEKLKEVFAENNIKNYLIDYGGDTYANGVNSKGNPWVIAIRNPRNDADGYLGLLEATNCTIVTSGDYERYFTQDGTNYHHIIDAEIGYPTYNSISATIVHTNAEEADALSTTAFLMGTNFFTNEAFKYKEAYIVTPEGELYIVTNESF; this is encoded by the coding sequence ATGAAAAAAAAGATTTATTTTGCCATACCTATAATAGCATTAGCATTAATAATAGCAATTTCTTTTTACAGAAGCAGAGATAAATATGTAAGAACAACTATAATAATAAGCGATACAATACTCAATATAACAGCACAAACTTCAGATAAAACTATGAATAAATTAACACAGGATATCACAAATGAGATTAACAGAATAGATAATATATTAAATCCTTATAATGAGAATTCAGAAATAGCTAAAATAAATAAAGAAAGTTTAAGCGGTAAAACTAATATAGCAGTATCTGATGAGCTTTCTCATATATTTGAAACAGGTTTAAGATATTCTAAATTAAGCCCTTCATTTGATATAAGTATAAGACCTTTAATAGAACTTTGGGGATTTGGAGTTAAAGAAAATCAGACAGTTCCATTAAAAGAAGATGTATATAAAGCTTTATCATATATAGATTATTCAGCTTTGAGTATAATAACAAATGATGACGGTAAAAAGATATTAAAATTATCAAAGCCATTAACGTTTGATTTCGGTTCATATGGAAAAGGTTATATAATAGAAAAATTAAAAGAAGTATTTGCTGAAAATAATATAAAAAATTATCTGATAGATTATGGCGGAGATACATATGCAAATGGAGTAAACAGCAAAGGCAACCCTTGGGTTATAGCAATAAGAAATCCTAGAAATGATGCTGATGGTTATTTAGGCTTGCTTGAAGCTACAAATTGTACTATAGTTACAAGCGGAGATTATGAAAGATATTTTACTCAGGACGGTACTAATTATCATCATATAATAGATGCTGAAATAGGATATCCTACCTACAATAGTATATCTGCTACAATAGTACATACTAATGCTGAAGAAGCTGATGCATTATCTACTACGGCATTCTTAATGGGTACTAACTTCTTTACAAATGAAGCTTTTAAATATAAAGAGGCATATATAGTAACTCCAGAAGGCGAGCTTTATATTGTAACTAATGAAAGTTTTTAA
- a CDS encoding ABC transporter permease: MNIIKLAFDNLWYNKTRTILNMILIIVSFVSLMMISGYNNFTKEGIITSINTSGGSLVIADKSYWDKKSEKINMLKDNDFEIIYKKLETINEVNDYQKKLDISGLIGNESKSKFFSGYAYEKPSKIMSSVSLKSGTPIFDDDINTMVLGKDLGEFFNLNYDEEHYLNLMTDFGEGISLGSLMAVGLISLNNSASDAITIYCPLNAVYEVFGLEYGDAHNLLIYLKDYKKAEEIKNNLNKYFNENNLNYEAKDWKDLNAFLLSVIDMNTNNYLIALGVLSILVFVSVMQMLTTNFLERLNEFGTMRALGINIKNVTLLLFLEIIIMAVLSSVISIIISYSASGILNVSNFIMKFPGATDGYPLSLLLTFKDTVLIFTWVLLVSILAGIYPIIKVIKMPIIEVIKYV, translated from the coding sequence ATGAATATAATAAAATTAGCTTTTGATAATCTCTGGTATAATAAAACCAGAACAATTTTAAATATGATACTTATTATAGTATCTTTCGTATCTCTTATGATGATAAGCGGATATAATAATTTTACTAAAGAAGGAATTATTACAAGTATAAATACAAGCGGAGGCTCTCTTGTAATAGCTGATAAATCATATTGGGATAAAAAAAGCGAAAAAATCAATATGCTTAAAGATAATGATTTTGAAATTATTTATAAAAAACTTGAAACTATAAATGAAGTTAATGATTATCAGAAAAAATTAGATATAAGCGGACTTATAGGCAATGAAAGTAAAAGTAAATTCTTTTCAGGATATGCTTATGAAAAACCTTCAAAAATCATGTCGTCAGTATCGTTAAAATCTGGCACACCTATATTTGATGATGATATTAATACTATGGTACTAGGTAAAGATTTGGGAGAGTTTTTTAATCTCAATTATGATGAAGAGCATTACTTAAATTTGATGACTGATTTCGGAGAGGGTATAAGTTTAGGTTCTTTAATGGCTGTTGGTTTGATATCATTAAATAATAGTGCTTCAGATGCTATTACTATTTATTGTCCTCTTAATGCTGTATATGAAGTATTTGGTCTTGAATATGGCGATGCTCATAATTTACTCATATATTTAAAAGATTATAAAAAGGCAGAAGAAATAAAAAATAACCTTAACAAATATTTTAATGAAAACAATTTAAATTATGAGGCTAAAGACTGGAAGGATTTGAATGCATTTTTACTTTCTGTAATTGATATGAATACTAATAATTATTTAATAGCTTTGGGAGTATTGAGCATATTAGTATTTGTTTCAGTTATGCAGATGCTTACTACAAATTTTTTGGAGAGGTTAAATGAGTTTGGTACTATGCGGGCATTAGGAATAAATATAAAAAATGTAACTTTACTTTTGTTTTTGGAAATTATCATAATGGCAGTATTAAGTTCAGTTATTTCGATAATTATTTCTTACAGTGCTTCTGGAATACTTAATGTTTCAAACTTTATAATGAAATTTCCGGGGGCTACTGACGGTTATCCTTTAAGTTTATTACTAACATTTAAAGACACTGTTTTAATATTTACTTGGGTATTATTAGTATCTATACTTGCTGGTATTTATCCAATAATAAAGGTTATAAAAATGCCTATAATAGAGGTTATAAAATATGTTTAG
- the rsmD gene encoding 16S rRNA (guanine(966)-N(2))-methyltransferase RsmD codes for MYIISGNKKGRKVLTPKRDFRPTQSKVREAFFNIVNAEGKNLLDLCSGSGAIAFEALSRNAKHATLVEIDREAVKTIFINAKAIFDNDNSLYKVKRISALDYVKRTNDKFDIIYFDPPYHSNIYFDCLNAVIERKLLNDDGVLAAEFGDDYYKAFLEKENFKNLIKDIMHYDVKSYGESILVILKYIKN; via the coding sequence ATGTATATTATATCTGGAAATAAAAAGGGAAGAAAAGTACTAACTCCGAAGAGAGATTTCAGACCTACTCAGTCAAAGGTAAGAGAGGCTTTTTTTAATATAGTCAATGCTGAAGGTAAAAATTTGCTTGATTTATGTTCTGGAAGCGGAGCTATTGCTTTTGAGGCTTTAAGCAGAAATGCTAAACATGCTACACTTGTAGAAATAGACAGAGAGGCTGTAAAAACTATATTTATAAATGCAAAAGCTATATTTGACAATGATAATTCTCTTTATAAAGTAAAAAGAATATCAGCTTTAGATTATGTAAAAAGAACTAATGATAAATTTGATATAATATACTTTGACCCGCCTTATCATTCAAATATATACTTTGACTGCTTGAATGCTGTAATAGAGAGAAAACTATTAAATGATGATGGAGTTTTAGCAGCAGAGTTTGGTGATGACTATTATAAAGCTTTTTTAGAAAAAGAAAATTTTAAAAACCTTATAAAAGATATAATGCATTATGATGTAAAAAGCTATGGTGAAAGTATTTTAGTAATACTTAAATATATAAAAAATTAA